The following proteins come from a genomic window of Platichthys flesus chromosome 1, fPlaFle2.1, whole genome shotgun sequence:
- the si:zfos-1056e6.1 gene encoding uncharacterized protein si:zfos-1056e6.1 encodes MSHDGFDRSRTLKTWIALRRLDKNDDRVVALREVSIPPAADVTMIIQIITTTFGLNCSDVIFKIRNHRGCLIPLNSSMPANSKHMPYVLEVAKIFQHVRPMPRTIPMTVINKSMKTRLQTIDRRIQRLEDLLPQINLRRNEKLGQEIECLNQKLRFLQRRMQVADSHSWKGVLTRAPLW; translated from the exons ATGTCTCACGACGGGTTTGATAGATCTCGCACTTTAAAGACCTGGATCGCTCTGAGGCGTCTGGACAAAAACG ATGACAGAGTGGTGGCTCTTCGAGAGGTATCCATCCCTCCAGCAGCTGATGTAACCATGATCATACAG ATCATCACCACTACCTTTGGCCTGAACTGTAGCGATGTAATATTCAAG ATCAGGAACCATCGTGGCTGTCTGATCCCTCTGAACAGCTCCATGCCCGCTAACAGCAAGCACAT GCCTTATGTGCTAGAGGTAGCCAAGATATTTCAGCATG TGCGTCCCATGCCCAGAACCATTCCCATGACGGTGATCAACAAGAGCATGAAGACCAGGCTGCAGACTATTGACAGGAGG ATTCAAAGACTGGAGGACCTTCTGCCTCAGATCAATCTCAGGCGCAATGAAAAGCTTGGCCAG GAGATTGAATGTCTCAACCAGAAGCTGAGGTTTCTTCAAAGGAGAATGCAG GTTGCGGACTCTCACAGCTGGAAGGGGGTGCTGACCAGGGCTCCTCTGTGGTGA
- the LOC133957590 gene encoding outer dynein arm-docking complex subunit 3-like produces METDEHTEKIRAAKRQSYHVTIKTKDETIHKLKEQNLDIAKEISVRNIAETQNVVPFPDRDFDCTVFRIPGKKAESTASNDINIKMKHLNKLKNTTQRYQQRLVLLRKEHQRLKPENEHCPPPPNFHDREEEETARFLRSLEIQMEKTGFQCSQAVFNLRDHQKLIALVQGGSMTCKSRSGHLDTEIQKNKAALHQLQAKNNKTQLANKALQAKSQQLKELYDEEENKRELNLIAHRKKAQEAARKDVSPESDDDKQDTHILYKDFKTVTANIAQVTKLIRTFEASLKNIKLVVGESENQKLVGTLIQKRERHSQLEKQKKENDVVLHGLRKQRDLLLSEFKQIDFSYSLKLYNEQQELAEQSRCSAVAVELRSHLDLFTNIKERIGYLADKLQHITLSEDRVTSASADSYELVLEQLSMCVEKLQVLKDDLKGGDLAALRKEMKEINDSIEKRLPSYNTRINLPEPGLERHEGGG; encoded by the exons ATGGAAACTGATGAGCACACAG AGAAAATCAGGGCAGCAAAGAGGCAGAGCTATCATGTCACCATCAAGACGAAAGATGAGACCATACACAAGCTGAAGGAGCAGAACCTGGATATAGCCAAGGAAATTTCAGTGAGGAATATT GCTGAGACTCAGAACGTCGTTCCTTTTCCTGACAGGGATTTTGATTGCACTGTCTTTCGCATTCCAGGAAAG AAAGCTGAGTCAACAGCGAgtaatgatattaatattaagATGAAGCATCTCAATAAGCTGAAAAACACTACCCAGAGATACCAGCAGCGCCTTGTCCTGCTGAGGAAGGAGCACCAGCGACTGAAACCTGAGAATGAACATTGTCCACCACCTCCTAATTTCCATGaccgtgaggaggaggaaacagctcGG ttCCTACGGTCACTGGAGATCCAAATGGAGAAGACCGGGTTTCAGTGCAGTCAGGCTGTGTTCAACCTGAGGGATCACCAGAAACTCATAGCTCTCGTCCAG GGAGGCAGTATGACCTGCAAGAGCCGGTCAGGTCATCTGGATACAGAGATCCAGAAGAACAAGGCCGCTCTTCACCAGCTGCAAGCCAAGAACAACAAGACCCAGCTTGCCAACAAAGCTCTTCAG GCAAAGTCCCAGCAGCTGAAAGAACTGTACGATGAGGAGGAAAATAAGAGGGAGCTCAACCTCATCGCCCACAGGAAAAAAGCTCAGGAGGCTGCGCGCAAAGACGTGTCTCCTGAGTCTGATGACGACaagcaagacacacacatattg TATAAGGACTTCAAGACCGTCACCGCCAACATCGCACAAGTGACGAAACTCATCCGCACTTTTGAGGCTAGCTTGAAGAACATCAAATTGGTCGTTGGAGAATCAGAGAACCAG AAGTTAGTGGGAACTTTGATCCAAAAAAGGGAAAGACACTCACAGCTGGAGAAgcaaaagaaagagaatgaCGTAGTCCTGCATGGGCTGAGGAAGCAGAGGGATCTGCTGCTCTCCGAATTCAAGCAGATTGATTTCTCCTACAGCCTCAAACTCTACAA TGAACAACAGGAGCTGGCAGAACAGTCGAGGTGCTCTGCTGTTGCTGTGGAACTGCGTTCGCATCTTGATTTGTTCACCAACATTAAAGAGAGGATAGGGTACCTGGCAGACAAACTTCAGCACATCACACTG AGTGAGGACAGAGTGACGAGTGCGTCTGCAGACTCATATGAGCTTGTGTTGGAGCAGCTGTCCATGTGcgtggagaagctgcaggtaCTGAAGGATGACCTCAAGGGGGGAGATCTGGCTGCTTtgaggaaggagatgaaggag ATCAATGACAGCATTGAGAAGAGACTGCCATCTTACAACACCCGTATCAATCTCCCAGAACCTGGTCTGGAGAGACATGAAGGAGGAGGATAA
- the LOC133953687 gene encoding uncharacterized protein LOC133953687, translating to MFSILLLIVAITVISLPGVDTETHLDCTNDYDEHMFCEFKAQNCSEYNVSLSTKKRGCIAEMCSFQCCCSFKMVLVPERIHTVEVWRGDQKVESKIINVLQSIKPKVPTIISVDEVNGNFQVKWKNNMPNYFESSLTAEVMYRKKGDTKNVTKSFKPQSIDNLNIYEISGEALEPSTTYAVTVRTYTYFSEKFSDSSEEVEFSTPASHFALLMALILSLSIAAVLIAIAAFYCFVKLRRTWDNCPNPKLPIIRPFAEELLKPQSPFTSSVSVEPLIQDDIKSWSKGSLTDFGSGNLQQSSGIGSGSSCLSYANTEAPDIMASRLDALSKVLPGISPVSPLTSNPLNKSNQAAGLFSAPCTPCGVKAVEVNSGSSGFDNKSYSILIPNPPHQITTERSEVQTQAEMVCESAYCPVQDKMVTRPDQRAPACPLLNLSLSGSPPMATEMSYQQCNADSGRLSYEEDSSLFSISSDTDTTTSCYPAPRVEAGYESVDEGAGRWTQPNQERKLVIMRDDNTSFVPAASQSCPQVDDAYQSFQTLVGQPVGE from the exons ATGTTTTCTATTTTGCTGCTGATCGTAGCGATCACTGTCATATCTCTCCCAG GTGTTGATACGGAAACACATCTGGACTGCACCAACGACTATGACGAACATATGTTTTGTGAGTTTAAAGCGCAGAACTGCTCTGAATACAATGTGTCTCTCTCCACCAAAAAGAG AGGTTGCATTGCCGAGATGTGCAGTTTCCAGTGTTGTTGCTCTTTCAAAATGGTACTTGTTCCCGAAAGGATTCACACAGTAGAGGTTTGGAGAGGAGACCAAAAAGTGGAGTCCAAAATCATCAATGTCTTACAAAGCA TTAAGCCCAAAGTCCCAACAATCATCTCAGTAGACGAGGTCAACGGGAATTTCCAAGTcaagtggaaaaacaacatgCCGAACTATTTCGAAAGCAGCCTGACTGCTGAAGTGATGTACCGTAAAAAAGGAGATACAAAAAAT GTCACTAAGTCGTTCAAACCACAATCCATTGACAACCTGAATATCTATGAAATATCCGGTGAAGCTTTAGAGCCAAGCACGACATATGCTGTCACTGTGAGGACCTACACTTATTTCAGCGAGAAGTTTAGTGACAGCAGCGAAGAGGTGGAATTCTCAACCC CGGCCTCCCATTTTGCCCTGCTCATGGCTCTCATCCTCAGTCTCAGTATTGCTGCAGTCCTCATCGCCATTGCTGCATTTTACTGTTTTGTAAA GTTGAGGAGGACATGGGACAATTGTCCAAATCCCAAACTTCCTATTATACGTCCATTTGCTGAAGAG CTCTTGAAGCCCCAGTcgcccttcacctcctctgtcaGTGTTGAGCCCCTTATTCAAGATGACATCAAATCCTG GTCAAAGGGATCACTGACAGACTTTGGCAGCGGGAACTTACAGCAAAGCAGTGGAATCGGCAGCGGCTCCTCTTGTCTCAGCTACGCTAACACAGAAGCGCCTGACATTATGGCCAGTCGTCTTGATGCCCTCAGTAAAGTGCTACCCGGTATCAGCCCGGTATCACCTCTTACCTCCAATCCTCTCAATAAATCCAATCAAGCCGCTGGTTTATTCTCCGCTCCCTGCACTCCCTGTGGAGTGAAAGCTGTGGAGGTGAATTCTGGATCATCAGGATTTGACAATAAAAGCTATTCAATTCTCATTCCCAACCCGCCACATCAAATAACGACGGAGCGCTCTGAAGTCCAGACACAGGCTGAGATGGTTTGTGAATCTGCTTACTGTCCTGTTCAGGATAAGATGGTGACCCGCCCCGATCAACGTGCGCCAGCTTGTCCACTTCTTAATTTATCTTTGTCAGGTTCACCTCCAATGGCTACAGAGATGTCGTATCAGCAGTGCAATGCAGATTCAGGGCGATTATCATATGAAGAGGACTCCAGTTTGTTCTCAATCtccagtgacacagacacaaccaccTCCTGTTATCCTGCGCCCCGAGTTGAGGCTGGGTATGAGAGCGTTGACGAGGGGGCTGGTAGGTGGACTCAGCCAAATCAAGAAAGGAAGCTGGTCATTATGCGTGATGACAATACCAGCTTCGTGCCCGCTGCCTCACAAAGCTGTCCTCAAGTGGATGATGCCTACCAGTCATTTCAAACTCTAGTGGGGCAGCCTGTGGGAGAGTAA
- the LOC133958686 gene encoding interferon regulatory factor 1-like: MQQPGRLRLRPWLEEQIHSGRYPGVSWLDQSAQIFQVPWTHAARHGWSIDRDATLFRSWAMHTGRYHPGEDKPDPKTWKANFRCALNSLPDICELREHSRKRGSNAYRVYRMLPSTQAHRRRRGLRSSRHRERQASSGDGTNTVHSRQPTTIRLNSDLTQRVEAPAEDVSSSSQAHGMWEAEPEEQEQTEAVFKLMDHLSNADLWNQSGEQRKWRTHTLWDHWHCAGDDNSYSLHQENHSDLFGPNYLKELSDWSTNQQNLML, encoded by the exons ATGCAGCAACCAGGCCGGCTGAGGCTGAGGCCGTGGCTGGAGGAGCAGATTCATTCTGGGAGGTATCCAGGGGTCAGCTGGCTGGACCAG TCAGCACAAATCTTCCAAGTCCCATGGACACATGCTGCTCGCCATGGCTGGAGTATTGACCGAGATGCTACTCTCTTCAGGAGTTGGGCCATGCACACTG GACGCTACCATCCAGGCGAAGACAAGCCAGATCCCAAGACGTGGAAGGCAAATTTCCGCTGTGCGTTGAACTCTCTTCCGGACATCTGTGAGCTGCGGGAgcacagcaggaagagaggcAGCAACGCCTACAGAGTCTACAGGATGCTGCCCAGTACCCAGGCCCACCGGCGCAGGAGAG GGCTGCGGTCCAGCAGGCACAGAGAGAGGCAGGCCAGTTCAGGTGATGGTACCAACACCGTGCACAGTCGGCAACCCACAACAATAAGACTCAACTCAGACCTAACACAGAGGGTTGAGGCCCCTGCAGAGGACGTATCCAGCAGCTCTCAAGCTCACG GGATGTGGGAGGCCgaaccagaggagcaggaacagACTGAGGCTGTGTTTAAG CTGATGGACCATTTGAGCAACGCCGACCTCTGGAACCAAAGTGGGgaacagagaaaatggagaacacacacactgtgggacCACTGGCACT GTGCTGGTGATGATAACTCGTACTCTCTGCACCAGGAGAACCACTCTGATCTGTTTGGTCCGAattacctgaaggagctctctgattggtccacaAATCAGCAAAACCTGATGCTGTAG
- the cdc42se2 gene encoding CDC42 small effector protein 2 — MTEFWVCFSCCIAEQPQPKRRRRIDRSMIGEPTNFVHTTHVGSGDMGLGLGSVDLVQSQMKSKGGYVHGGSEGSQL, encoded by the exons ATGACTGAGTTCTGGGTTtgtttcagctgctgcattGCAGAGCAGCCACAGCCT AAACGACGGCGACGGATCGATCGGTCCATGATCGGAGAGCCAACAAACTTTGTTCACACCACACACGTAGGATCGGGGGACATGGGCCTAGGATTGGGATCG GTGGATCTCGTTCAGTCCCAGATGAAATCTAAAGGGGGCTACGTGCACGGAGGGTCTGAAGGTTCACAGTTGTAA
- the nip7 gene encoding 60S ribosome subunit biogenesis protein NIP7 homolog yields MRPLTDDETKTMFEKLSKYIGENIKLLVDRPDGSYCFRLHNDRVYYMSEKILKLATNISRDKLVSVGTCFGKFTKTSKFRLHITALDYLAPYAKFKVWVKPGAEQSFLYGNHVLKSGLGRITENTVQYQGVVVYSMADVPLGFGVAAKSTQECRRVDPMSIVVFHQTDVGEFIRNEDTLT; encoded by the exons ATGAGGCCGCTAACAGACGATGAGACGAAAACCATGTTCGAGAAGCTGTCGAAATA CATCGGTGAGAACATCAAGCTGCTCGTGGACCGACCGGACGGCTCCTACTGTTTCAGACTGCACAACGATCGGGTCTACTACATGAG TGAGAAGATTCTGAAGTTGGCCACAAACATCTCCCGGGACAAGCTCGTGTCAGTGGGAACCTGTTTTGGAAAGTTCACAAAGACCAGCAAGTTCCGGCTGCACATCACTGCCCTGGATTATCTGGCCCCCTATGCAAAG TTCAAGGTCTGGGTGAAGCCTGGAGCGGAGCAGTCCTTCCTCTATGGAAACCATGTGCTAAAATCCGGACTTGGGAGAATCACTGAGAACACTGTGCAGTATCAGGGTGTTGTCGTCTACTCCATGGCCGACGTGCCTCTG GGTTTCGGAGTCGCAGCTAAATCAACACAGGAGTGCCGGCGAGTGGACCCCATGTCCATTGTCGTGTTCCACCAGACTGATGTGGGAGAGTTCATCAGGAATGAAGATACATTAACCTAA
- the terfa gene encoding telomeric repeat binding factor a isoform X1 produces MAAKAAADGVRTEEESIVNRWIVDYYLSLALQAFDREQFTDLCSIKHVVDSVLDRTLESTDSMPTKIRVLEFLLLINEGDRLDVSSESITALESALMLLQGLSKDCSLPQQEIDNVCTSVKEMIVVLLIKSNKFDKAKEMLTKHFPRSMVGKKAIFMGLINQRSKTHEVIQQTDFRQFKRKMFSFCQRLCPFSVPFLHKAAKQLIDTRLSEQDDSAAGPDEQAQPGPSSTPQINTALVVSCKHNIIQRTRLEAAYKMLASLSDMRTFAQLEEEVEREEQERTANFLLRLSPSLKEDASLDSEPDGVFQRGSGSPMEASVADHPPQTEAAPHTQAGSLSKSSPTPLRTRRLYTVARLVVEPDSQSSSQCTVASPELDTQVLEVESPQSPTIADENSSQSLLIDNEVTKPSRKPRTQPSGLRSRASTRLTVLSTDSEKELPVSGANDESDVVEIHNQSHSSIRSSSPKSQSGGKSLNSDEDQPETSACFITPKKTEKSRVSVTSDRQNDSDNIESSLDSSPSVFPRHPRPQTSSTPHKDSAQDKDPSRSKWKRLYSTAKETKETWSDEETHFPSRKNRLQESTISNSGHRKNKWTESETAMLKEGVEKFGEGNWSKIKSKYSFNGRTNVNLKDRWRTLKKLNKV; encoded by the exons ATGGCGGCAAAGGCAGCTGCGGACGGTGTCAGGACCGAGGAGGAGAGCATCGTCAACCGCTGGATAGTCGACTACTACCTGTCCCTGGCTCTGCAGGCGTTCGACCGGGAGCAGTTCACCGACCTCTGCAGCATTAAACATGTCGTGGACA GTGTCTTGGATAGGACTCTGGAGTCCACGGATTCAATGCCAACAAAGATCCGTGTGTTGGAGTTTCTCCTCCTGATAAACGAGGGTGACAGACTCG ATGTGTCGTCCGAGTCTATAACTGCTTTGGAATCAGCCTTAATGTTGCTTCAAGGCCTGAGCAAGGACTGTAGCCTcccacagcaggagattgacaACGTGTGCACTTCAGTTAAAgagatg ATCGTGGTGCTTCTCATCAAGAGCAATAAATTTGACAAAGCTAAAGAGATGCTGACCAAGCACTTTCCCAGATCAATGGTTGGCAAG AAAGCTATATTCATGGGTCTCATCAATCAGAGGAGTAAAACACATGAGGTCATCCAACAAACTGACTTCCGGCAGTTCAAGAGAAAGATGTTCTCCTTCTGCCAGAGGCTCTGCCCGTTCTCCGTTCCTTTTCTTCACAAG GCAGCAAAACAGCTGATCGATACCCGACTCTCAGAGCAGGATGACAGTGCAGCTGGACCTGATGAGCAGGCGCAGCCTGGCCCGTCGTCCACTCCACAGATAAACACTGCCCTGGTCGTATCATG TAAACATAATATTATCCAGAGGACCAGACTGGAGGCAGCCTACAAGATGCTGGCTTCACTATCAGATATGAGGACATTTgctcagctggaggaagaggttgagagggaggagcaggaaagAACAGCTAACTTTCTTCTGCGCCTGTCACCTAGTTTGAAGGAGGATGCCAGTTTGGACTCGGAGCCGGACGGTGTGTTTCAGAGAGGCTCGGGCAGCCCGATGGAGGCTTCAGTAGCAGACCACCCGCCACAAACGGAGgctgctcctcacacacaggcaggttCACTCTCAAAGTCATCCCCAACACCACTGAGGACCAGGCGGCTATACACTGTGGCACGACTGGTGGTCGAGCCAGACAGCCAGTCGAGCTCACAGTGTACAGTGGCCTCACCGGAGCTAGACACCCAAGTCCTTGAAGTGGAGTCACCACAGTCGCCGACTATAGCCGATGAGAACTCTTCGCAGAGCCTGCTGATAGACAACGAGGTCACCAAACCCTCCAGGAAGCCGCGCACACAACCCTCCGGTCTTCGCAGCAG AGCCTCGACGAGATTGACAGTGTTGTCAACAGACAGCGAGAAGGAGCTCCCCGTCTCTGGGGCAAACGATGAAAGTGATGTGGTGGAAATCCATAACCAGTCCCACAGTTCAATCAGGAG CAGCTCCCCCAAGTCACAAAGTGGAGGCAAATCATTAAACAGTGATGAAGACCAACCGGAGACGTCTGCCTGCTTCATAACCCCAAAGAAAACTGAGAAGTCCAGAGTTTCTGTCACCAG CGATCGACAAAATGACAGTGACAACATAGAGTCTTCGTTGGACAGCTCGCCCAGTGTGTTCCCTCGTCACCCCCGCCCTCAGACCAGCTCCACTCCACACAAGGACTCAGCTCAAGATAAAGACCCTTCCCGTTCAAAATG GAAACGACTGTACAGTACCGCAAAGGAGACCAAGGAAACGTGGAGCGATGAAGAAACGCATTTCCCCTCCAGGAAGAACA GGTTGCAAGAGAGCACCATTTCAAATTCAGGCCACAGGAAGAAT AAGTGGACCGAAAGTGAGACTGCAATGTTGAAAGAAGGGGTCGAAAAATTTGGAGAGGGGAACTGGAGTAAGATAAAGTCAAAGTACTCCTTCAATGGTCGAACAAACGTCAACCTCAAGGACAGATGGAGAACGCTGAAGAAGTTAAATAAGGTCTAA
- the terfa gene encoding telomeric repeat binding factor a isoform X2: protein MAAKAAADGVRTEEESIVNRWIVDYYLSLALQAFDREQFTDLCSIKHVVDSVLDRTLESTDSMPTKIRVLEFLLLINEGDRLDVSSESITALESALMLLQGLSKDCSLPQQEIDNVCTSVKEMIVVLLIKSNKFDKAKEMLTKHFPRSMVGKKAIFMGLINQRSKTHEVIQQTDFRQFKRKMFSFCQRLCPFSVPFLHKAAKQLIDTRLSEQDDSAAGPDEQAQPGPSSTPQINTALVVSCKHNIIQRTRLEAAYKMLASLSDMRTFAQLEEEVEREEQERTANFLLRLSPSLKEDASLDSEPDGVFQRGSGSPMEASVADHPPQTEAAPHTQAGSLSKSSPTPLRTRRLYTVARLVVEPDSQSSSQCTVASPELDTQVLEVESPQSPTIADENSSQSLLIDNEVTKPSRKPRTQPSGLRSRASTRLTVLSTDSEKELPVSGANDESDVVEIHNQSHSSIRSSPKSQSGGKSLNSDEDQPETSACFITPKKTEKSRVSVTSDRQNDSDNIESSLDSSPSVFPRHPRPQTSSTPHKDSAQDKDPSRSKWKRLYSTAKETKETWSDEETHFPSRKNRLQESTISNSGHRKNKWTESETAMLKEGVEKFGEGNWSKIKSKYSFNGRTNVNLKDRWRTLKKLNKV from the exons ATGGCGGCAAAGGCAGCTGCGGACGGTGTCAGGACCGAGGAGGAGAGCATCGTCAACCGCTGGATAGTCGACTACTACCTGTCCCTGGCTCTGCAGGCGTTCGACCGGGAGCAGTTCACCGACCTCTGCAGCATTAAACATGTCGTGGACA GTGTCTTGGATAGGACTCTGGAGTCCACGGATTCAATGCCAACAAAGATCCGTGTGTTGGAGTTTCTCCTCCTGATAAACGAGGGTGACAGACTCG ATGTGTCGTCCGAGTCTATAACTGCTTTGGAATCAGCCTTAATGTTGCTTCAAGGCCTGAGCAAGGACTGTAGCCTcccacagcaggagattgacaACGTGTGCACTTCAGTTAAAgagatg ATCGTGGTGCTTCTCATCAAGAGCAATAAATTTGACAAAGCTAAAGAGATGCTGACCAAGCACTTTCCCAGATCAATGGTTGGCAAG AAAGCTATATTCATGGGTCTCATCAATCAGAGGAGTAAAACACATGAGGTCATCCAACAAACTGACTTCCGGCAGTTCAAGAGAAAGATGTTCTCCTTCTGCCAGAGGCTCTGCCCGTTCTCCGTTCCTTTTCTTCACAAG GCAGCAAAACAGCTGATCGATACCCGACTCTCAGAGCAGGATGACAGTGCAGCTGGACCTGATGAGCAGGCGCAGCCTGGCCCGTCGTCCACTCCACAGATAAACACTGCCCTGGTCGTATCATG TAAACATAATATTATCCAGAGGACCAGACTGGAGGCAGCCTACAAGATGCTGGCTTCACTATCAGATATGAGGACATTTgctcagctggaggaagaggttgagagggaggagcaggaaagAACAGCTAACTTTCTTCTGCGCCTGTCACCTAGTTTGAAGGAGGATGCCAGTTTGGACTCGGAGCCGGACGGTGTGTTTCAGAGAGGCTCGGGCAGCCCGATGGAGGCTTCAGTAGCAGACCACCCGCCACAAACGGAGgctgctcctcacacacaggcaggttCACTCTCAAAGTCATCCCCAACACCACTGAGGACCAGGCGGCTATACACTGTGGCACGACTGGTGGTCGAGCCAGACAGCCAGTCGAGCTCACAGTGTACAGTGGCCTCACCGGAGCTAGACACCCAAGTCCTTGAAGTGGAGTCACCACAGTCGCCGACTATAGCCGATGAGAACTCTTCGCAGAGCCTGCTGATAGACAACGAGGTCACCAAACCCTCCAGGAAGCCGCGCACACAACCCTCCGGTCTTCGCAGCAG AGCCTCGACGAGATTGACAGTGTTGTCAACAGACAGCGAGAAGGAGCTCCCCGTCTCTGGGGCAAACGATGAAAGTGATGTGGTGGAAATCCATAACCAGTCCCACAGTTCAATCAGGAG CTCCCCCAAGTCACAAAGTGGAGGCAAATCATTAAACAGTGATGAAGACCAACCGGAGACGTCTGCCTGCTTCATAACCCCAAAGAAAACTGAGAAGTCCAGAGTTTCTGTCACCAG CGATCGACAAAATGACAGTGACAACATAGAGTCTTCGTTGGACAGCTCGCCCAGTGTGTTCCCTCGTCACCCCCGCCCTCAGACCAGCTCCACTCCACACAAGGACTCAGCTCAAGATAAAGACCCTTCCCGTTCAAAATG GAAACGACTGTACAGTACCGCAAAGGAGACCAAGGAAACGTGGAGCGATGAAGAAACGCATTTCCCCTCCAGGAAGAACA GGTTGCAAGAGAGCACCATTTCAAATTCAGGCCACAGGAAGAAT AAGTGGACCGAAAGTGAGACTGCAATGTTGAAAGAAGGGGTCGAAAAATTTGGAGAGGGGAACTGGAGTAAGATAAAGTCAAAGTACTCCTTCAATGGTCGAACAAACGTCAACCTCAAGGACAGATGGAGAACGCTGAAGAAGTTAAATAAGGTCTAA